Proteins encoded within one genomic window of Amycolatopsis nigrescens CSC17Ta-90:
- a CDS encoding alpha/beta hydrolase, with product MTTLSGPVTGTAPAVVSRKLLGPRLAEYRLRSPVLGAHTPVRILFPLEYGKDTEARFPVLYLLHGGDDDYRSWTDKGGATEATAELPLIVVMPEASNGFYSDWVKPGRHGRTRWESYHIGELLPWIDRTFRTTGSRGGRALAGLSMGGFGAMSYAARHPDLFCAAASFSGALDTNRHTWVTGVAARRDGGHFDSIWGSRLTNETQWRAHNPWDLAENLRGMSLVLRTGNGLPGPLDEHPLPNPVEAIVYHESLRMHRRLDELGIEHEWHHGPGTHNWPYWLRDLRNTLPVLMRAFADPPAQPKPFSHTSAEDEYTAGDWTVRLSRSEAAFCTLSEVDETGFVLTGGGDADVRTAAWFTPGRSYRVALDGEHDRRVLTAVADPDGRLELKLRLGPEAEGPHAVAVTIGEEHP from the coding sequence ATGACCACCCTGTCCGGACCGGTTACCGGCACCGCCCCGGCGGTGGTCAGCCGGAAGCTGCTCGGGCCGCGGCTGGCCGAGTACCGGCTGCGCTCCCCCGTACTCGGCGCGCACACCCCGGTGCGCATCCTTTTCCCGCTGGAGTACGGAAAGGACACCGAGGCCCGGTTCCCGGTGCTGTACCTGCTGCACGGCGGGGACGACGACTACCGGTCCTGGACGGATAAGGGCGGGGCCACCGAGGCCACCGCCGAGCTGCCGCTGATCGTGGTCATGCCGGAGGCGAGCAACGGGTTCTACTCGGACTGGGTGAAGCCTGGCCGACACGGCCGGACCCGCTGGGAGAGCTACCACATCGGTGAGCTGCTGCCGTGGATCGACCGGACCTTCCGCACCACCGGCTCCCGCGGCGGCCGCGCGCTGGCCGGGCTTTCCATGGGCGGTTTCGGCGCGATGTCCTATGCGGCAAGGCATCCGGACCTGTTCTGCGCGGCGGCCAGTTTCTCCGGTGCGCTGGACACCAACCGGCACACCTGGGTGACCGGGGTCGCGGCCAGGCGCGACGGCGGGCATTTCGACTCCATCTGGGGCAGCAGGCTGACCAACGAGACCCAGTGGCGGGCGCACAACCCGTGGGACCTCGCGGAGAACCTGCGCGGGATGTCGCTGGTCCTGCGCACCGGGAACGGTCTGCCGGGACCGCTGGACGAGCATCCGCTACCGAACCCGGTGGAGGCGATCGTCTACCACGAGTCGCTGCGCATGCACCGGCGACTGGACGAGCTCGGCATCGAGCACGAGTGGCATCACGGGCCTGGCACGCACAACTGGCCGTACTGGCTGCGCGATCTGCGGAACACGCTGCCCGTGCTGATGCGCGCGTTCGCCGACCCTCCCGCGCAGCCGAAGCCGTTCTCGCACACTTCGGCTGAGGACGAGTACACCGCCGGTGACTGGACCGTTCGGCTGAGCCGGTCCGAAGCCGCCTTCTGCACACTGTCCGAAGTGGACGAAACGGGGTTCGTGCTGACCGGCGGCGGTGACGCGGACGTGCGCACGGCGGCCTGGTTCACCCCGGGCCGGAGCTACCGGGTGGCCCTGGACGGCGAGCACGACCGGCGGGTGCTGACCGCGGTCGCGGACCCCGACGGCAGGCTGGAGCTGAAGCTGCGGCTGGGCCCGGAAGCAGAAGGGCCGCATGCGGTCGCGGTGACCATCGGCGAAGAACACCCGTGA
- a CDS encoding MFS transporter translates to MTVTTDEPLTPVRARWIGALSAATLGMSIAVLTPIQVLLPLQVESIDPAAKVANLGWITTVAALVSIVVCPVAGALSDRTRSRFGRRRPWILGSGLLCAAGLAALGGQQTIIGVAIAWVVVQTGTNAMYAALSACVPDRVPVRQRGLVSAFIGLPLPLSLILGSFLVTKVVPGQAAGYLLLAGILLVLILPLVLDRSDRPIPDGEPLPALGTQLRGMVTGLLGSPDLLWAFGCRFGIQLANAVGTLYLLYYLRDVVHDPDPAGAVFVLIVLYTAGILLTSVPAGRWSDRSGKRKPYVIVSSVAVAAAMVVLGVGESWTSALVAAGLLGAGYGVYIAVDNALITQVLPSAGDRARDLGVVNLANTAPQAVAPAVAAGVISISGGYLWLYLLAAASALLGALLIRPVRAVR, encoded by the coding sequence GTGACGGTAACCACGGACGAACCGCTCACCCCGGTCCGCGCGCGGTGGATCGGCGCGCTGTCCGCCGCCACCCTCGGCATGTCGATCGCGGTGCTGACCCCGATCCAGGTGCTGCTGCCGCTGCAGGTGGAGTCGATCGACCCGGCGGCCAAGGTGGCCAACCTGGGCTGGATCACCACGGTGGCCGCCCTGGTGTCCATTGTGGTCTGTCCGGTGGCCGGCGCGCTTTCGGACCGGACCAGGTCCAGATTCGGCAGGCGGCGGCCGTGGATCCTCGGCAGCGGCCTGCTCTGCGCGGCGGGGCTGGCCGCGCTCGGCGGGCAGCAGACGATCATCGGGGTCGCGATCGCCTGGGTGGTGGTGCAGACCGGCACCAACGCGATGTACGCCGCGCTCAGCGCCTGCGTGCCGGACCGGGTGCCGGTGCGCCAGCGCGGGCTGGTCTCCGCGTTCATCGGGCTACCGTTGCCGCTTTCGCTGATCCTCGGCTCGTTCCTGGTGACCAAGGTGGTGCCGGGACAGGCCGCCGGTTACCTGCTGCTGGCCGGGATTCTGCTGGTGCTGATCCTGCCGCTGGTGCTGGACCGCTCGGACCGGCCGATCCCGGACGGCGAGCCGCTGCCCGCACTGGGCACCCAGCTGCGCGGCATGGTCACCGGTTTGCTCGGCAGCCCCGACCTGCTGTGGGCGTTCGGCTGCCGGTTCGGCATCCAGCTGGCGAACGCGGTCGGCACGCTCTACCTGCTCTACTACCTGCGGGATGTGGTGCACGATCCGGATCCGGCTGGCGCGGTGTTCGTGCTGATCGTGCTCTACACCGCCGGCATCCTGCTGACCAGCGTGCCGGCCGGGCGGTGGTCGGACCGCAGCGGCAAGCGCAAGCCGTACGTGATCGTTTCGTCGGTGGCCGTCGCGGCCGCCATGGTGGTGCTCGGCGTCGGCGAGAGCTGGACCTCGGCGCTGGTCGCGGCCGGGCTGCTCGGCGCCGGCTACGGGGTGTACATCGCGGTGGACAACGCGCTGATCACCCAGGTGCTGCCCTCGGCCGGGGACCGCGCCCGCGACCTCGGCGTGGTCAACCTGGCGAACACCGCGCCGCAGGCCGTCGCCCCCGCCGTCGCGGCCGGGGTGATCAGTATCTCGGGCGGCTATCTCTGGCTGTATCTGCTGGCCGCGGCATCGGCCCTGCTCGGCGCGCTGCTGATCCGGCCGGTGCGGGCGGTGCGCTGA
- a CDS encoding enoyl-CoA hydratase-related protein has protein sequence MTAESPLVRIDREPSGLAVLTFGNGPLNLYTAELHERLDAAIGELAAEHTRALLIRAEGKIVSGGVDVSLFDAQNGPDEAKVLFDRMLALPERIATLPFPTVFAAHGLCLTWAFEVAVACDLILAAERASFGLVEKVVGLTPTMGGTQRLAARAGVGRAKEFVMTGDRYRAATMERWNVVNRVLPDEGFDEAARAFAAGLAQGPTRAHAATKKVLEHYEHGGVAEANAHITTIAADLYRTQDLPAAVKSFLTDGPGKATFTGH, from the coding sequence TTGACCGCAGAATCCCCGCTGGTGCGCATCGACCGCGAGCCCTCCGGGCTGGCGGTGCTGACCTTCGGCAACGGCCCGCTCAACCTCTACACCGCCGAGCTGCACGAACGGCTGGACGCGGCGATCGGTGAGCTGGCGGCCGAGCACACCAGGGCGCTGCTGATCCGGGCCGAAGGCAAGATCGTCAGCGGCGGGGTGGACGTATCGCTGTTCGACGCGCAGAACGGGCCGGATGAGGCCAAGGTGCTCTTCGACCGGATGCTGGCGCTGCCGGAGCGGATCGCCACGCTGCCGTTCCCGACCGTGTTCGCCGCGCACGGGCTGTGCCTGACCTGGGCGTTCGAGGTGGCCGTGGCCTGCGACCTGATCCTGGCCGCGGAGCGGGCGAGCTTCGGGCTGGTGGAGAAGGTGGTCGGGCTGACCCCGACCATGGGCGGCACCCAGCGGCTGGCCGCGCGCGCCGGGGTGGGCAGGGCGAAGGAGTTCGTCATGACCGGCGACCGGTACCGGGCCGCGACCATGGAACGCTGGAACGTGGTCAACCGGGTGCTGCCGGACGAGGGCTTCGACGAGGCCGCGCGGGCGTTCGCCGCCGGGCTGGCGCAGGGCCCCACCCGGGCGCACGCGGCCACCAAGAAGGTGCTCGAACACTACGAACACGGCGGCGTCGCCGAGGCCAACGCGCACATCACCACCATCGCCGCCGACCTCTACCGCACCCAGGACCTGCCCGCCGCCGTCAAGTCCTTCCTCACCGACGGCCCCGGCAAAGCCACCTTCACCGGCCACTAA
- a CDS encoding mandelate racemase/muconate lactonizing enzyme family protein, whose protein sequence is MKITEVDVWVVNLPLTNPFTSSFETKTGETRTVLRIRTDSGVEGWGETMWGRPVAALVRRLAGELVGASPFALEAFHRRHQMVPFFHGYLGYAALAAVDVACWDAIGKLTGQSLTDLLGGAVRDEVPITALITRADAPGASGKSLARALAEHAAHVVAEGGFQAVKLKGTTDVRGDVAILRELRRALPESNLRVDPNAAWSVPDSIRAGLALEELDLEYLEDPCVGIEGMRQVREKVRIPLCTNMCVVRFEEFAPAVRLRAVDVIHGDVYKWGGIAATKALAAHCETFGLGMNLHSGGELGIATAAHLAVVASTPVLSRAIDSMYYLHEDDIVEPLSLVDGKLRVPTGPGLGVRVDEDKLAHYAAANQRDGDLTG, encoded by the coding sequence GTGAAGATCACCGAGGTGGACGTGTGGGTGGTGAACCTGCCGTTGACGAACCCGTTCACCAGCTCGTTCGAAACGAAGACCGGGGAGACCAGGACCGTGCTGCGGATCCGCACCGACTCGGGGGTGGAAGGCTGGGGCGAGACCATGTGGGGGCGGCCGGTGGCGGCGCTGGTCCGGCGGCTGGCCGGTGAGCTGGTCGGCGCCAGCCCGTTCGCGCTGGAGGCGTTTCACCGCAGGCACCAGATGGTGCCGTTCTTCCACGGCTACCTCGGTTACGCCGCGCTCGCCGCGGTGGACGTGGCCTGCTGGGACGCGATCGGCAAGCTCACCGGCCAGTCGCTGACCGATCTGCTCGGCGGCGCGGTCCGCGACGAGGTGCCGATCACCGCGCTGATCACCAGGGCGGATGCGCCGGGCGCCAGCGGCAAGTCACTGGCCCGCGCGCTCGCCGAGCACGCCGCGCACGTGGTGGCCGAGGGCGGTTTTCAGGCCGTCAAGCTGAAGGGCACCACCGACGTGCGGGGCGACGTGGCGATCCTGCGCGAGCTGCGGCGGGCGCTGCCGGAGAGCAACCTGCGGGTGGATCCGAACGCGGCCTGGTCGGTGCCGGACTCGATCCGGGCCGGGCTGGCGCTGGAGGAGCTGGACCTGGAGTACCTGGAGGACCCGTGCGTCGGCATCGAGGGCATGCGCCAGGTCCGCGAGAAGGTGCGAATTCCGTTGTGCACCAACATGTGCGTGGTCCGGTTCGAGGAGTTCGCGCCGGCCGTGCGGCTGCGCGCGGTGGACGTGATCCACGGCGACGTCTACAAGTGGGGCGGGATCGCGGCGACCAAGGCACTGGCCGCGCACTGCGAGACCTTCGGGCTGGGCATGAACCTGCACAGCGGCGGTGAGCTCGGCATCGCCACTGCCGCCCATCTCGCCGTGGTGGCCAGCACGCCGGTGCTGTCCAGGGCCATCGACAGCATGTACTACCTGCACGAGGACGACATCGTCGAGCCGCTGTCCCTTGTGGACGGCAAGCTGCGGGTGCCCACCGGCCCCGGCCTCGGCGTGCGGGTCGACGAGGACAAGCTCGCCCACTACGCCGCCGCCAACCAACGCGACGGCGACCTCACCGGCTAG
- a CDS encoding creatininase family protein — MFELTGLTWREVRDAGQRGIALLPIGAHEQHGAHLPMGTDTLLVDAVLDAAAERLGDDGPELVRLPSLPFGHSPHHLFAAATSLSARTLLSVLGDLLGSLVRSGFRRVMVVNGHGGNEEVMRLAVKEFALEFDVAAAACSYWSVSCESPEGERPDLTPGHAGWFETSLMLTAHPELVRARPDWPGPQPPLFDRPPYPGLCAERHGEWAAAGGVTDNAAGADAEHGELLLAHRAAGLAKAIRAFDAATRESHGGEDS; from the coding sequence TTGTTCGAACTGACCGGACTGACCTGGCGCGAAGTACGCGACGCCGGGCAACGGGGAATCGCGCTGCTGCCGATCGGCGCGCACGAGCAGCATGGCGCGCACCTGCCGATGGGCACCGACACCCTGCTGGTGGACGCCGTGCTGGACGCCGCCGCGGAACGCCTCGGTGACGACGGCCCGGAGCTCGTCCGGCTGCCGAGCCTGCCGTTCGGGCACAGCCCGCACCACCTGTTCGCGGCCGCCACCTCGCTGTCCGCGCGAACCCTGCTCTCGGTGCTCGGTGACCTGCTGGGTTCGCTGGTGCGCAGCGGTTTCCGCCGGGTGATGGTGGTGAACGGTCACGGTGGCAACGAAGAGGTGATGCGCCTGGCCGTGAAGGAGTTCGCCCTCGAGTTCGACGTCGCGGCGGCCGCCTGCTCGTACTGGTCGGTCAGCTGTGAGTCACCCGAGGGCGAGCGCCCGGACCTGACCCCGGGACACGCCGGCTGGTTCGAGACCTCGCTGATGCTCACCGCGCATCCGGAGCTGGTGCGCGCCAGGCCCGACTGGCCGGGCCCGCAGCCGCCGCTGTTCGACCGGCCGCCCTATCCGGGGCTGTGCGCTGAACGGCACGGCGAATGGGCGGCGGCCGGGGGCGTCACCGACAACGCGGCCGGAGCGGACGCCGAACACGGCGAACTGCTGCTCGCGCACCGGGCGGCCGGACTGGCCAAGGCGATCCGCGCCTTCGACGCCGCTACCAGGGAAAGTCACGGAGGGGAGGACTCGTGA
- a CDS encoding ROK family protein: MKSGSGDRPALRLVSEPAPVRTASTLGAVELLPGRIRAALLDRAGTVLRRAESSYSPTASGPAEIAAALAEAVTDCFGDEPPSGVGVAAAGLVDAAAGVIIEVNEVPALHGYPVADVLAELVGVPVHVEHRARLQVLGDRWFGAGRGRSTFASVSTGEVLGVGILYEGQVLAPPGGRSGAHMTVAASGRRCGCGARGCWKTVATPAWLRSQAEQRGLDPASTVRTLAAQAATGDPAAKSLVDEYAENLALGLVNVQQLFAPGLFVLHGEAKDGGEPFRARIERRLRQDSSWATTAEQPTVLVADAEIDDIALLGGAGLVLSHS; encoded by the coding sequence ATGAAATCCGGCAGCGGAGACCGTCCGGCGCTGCGCCTGGTCAGCGAGCCGGCGCCGGTGCGCACGGCGAGCACGCTTGGCGCGGTCGAACTGCTGCCCGGCCGGATCAGGGCGGCGCTGCTGGACCGCGCCGGCACGGTGCTCCGGCGGGCCGAGTCCTCGTACTCCCCCACCGCGTCCGGCCCGGCGGAGATAGCCGCGGCGCTGGCCGAGGCCGTCACGGACTGTTTCGGCGACGAGCCGCCGTCCGGGGTCGGGGTGGCCGCGGCCGGGCTGGTGGACGCGGCCGCCGGGGTGATCATCGAGGTCAACGAGGTGCCCGCGCTGCACGGCTACCCGGTGGCCGACGTGCTGGCCGAGCTGGTCGGCGTGCCGGTGCACGTGGAGCACCGGGCGCGGCTGCAGGTGCTCGGCGACCGCTGGTTCGGTGCCGGCCGCGGCCGCAGCACCTTCGCCTCGGTGTCCACCGGTGAGGTGCTCGGCGTTGGCATCCTTTACGAGGGGCAGGTGCTGGCCCCGCCCGGCGGTCGCAGCGGCGCGCACATGACCGTCGCGGCGAGCGGGCGCCGGTGCGGCTGCGGCGCCCGCGGCTGCTGGAAGACCGTCGCGACCCCGGCCTGGCTGCGGTCCCAGGCCGAACAGCGCGGGCTGGACCCCGCGTCCACCGTGCGCACGCTCGCCGCGCAGGCCGCCACCGGCGACCCGGCCGCTAAGTCGCTTGTGGACGAATACGCGGAGAACCTGGCGCTGGGCCTGGTGAACGTGCAGCAGCTGTTCGCGCCGGGGCTGTTCGTGCTGCACGGTGAGGCCAAGGACGGCGGGGAGCCGTTCCGGGCGCGGATCGAACGGCGACTGCGCCAGGACTCCTCGTGGGCGACCACCGCCGAACAGCCCACCGTGCTGGTCGCCGACGCCGAGATCGACGACATCGCCCTGCTCGGCGGCGCCGGCCTCGTCCTCTCCCACTCCTAA
- a CDS encoding ATP-binding cassette domain-containing protein, with protein MTLMLEARDLSKRFGGRHGMFAVDGVSMAVSEGETLAVVGESGSGKTTLTRLLLRLLEPTGGSVHFGGRDLTGLSKVEMRRVRREMQVVLQDPYSSMNPRMRVTDIVAEPLHTHEPRTGRARLRDRVGELLESVGLGPEIQDRYPHEFSGGQRQRISIARALALRPRLVVLDEPTSALDVSVQAQVLDLLADLQSRLGLTYVFVSHDLAVVRQIADRVAVMQAGKVVEQGPAATVFDTPSHPYTRTLLDAVPTLDPRHARRHRTMQ; from the coding sequence ATGACCCTGATGCTGGAGGCACGAGACCTGAGCAAGCGGTTCGGCGGGCGGCACGGCATGTTCGCGGTGGACGGTGTGAGCATGGCCGTGTCGGAGGGCGAGACACTGGCCGTGGTCGGCGAGTCCGGTTCCGGCAAGACCACGCTGACCCGGCTGCTGCTGCGGTTGTTGGAGCCGACCGGGGGCAGCGTGCACTTCGGCGGCCGCGACCTGACCGGACTGTCCAAAGTGGAAATGCGGCGGGTGCGCCGCGAGATGCAGGTGGTGCTGCAGGACCCGTACTCCAGCATGAACCCGCGGATGCGGGTCACCGACATCGTCGCGGAGCCGTTGCACACGCACGAACCGAGGACGGGCCGGGCGCGGCTGCGGGACCGGGTCGGCGAGTTGCTGGAGTCGGTGGGCCTCGGCCCGGAGATCCAGGACCGGTATCCGCACGAGTTCTCCGGCGGGCAGCGGCAGCGGATCTCCATCGCGCGGGCGCTGGCCCTGCGGCCCCGGCTGGTCGTGCTGGACGAGCCGACCAGCGCGCTGGACGTGTCGGTGCAGGCGCAGGTGCTGGACCTGCTCGCGGACCTGCAGTCCCGGCTGGGGCTGACCTATGTGTTCGTGTCGCACGACCTGGCCGTGGTGCGTCAGATCGCCGACCGGGTCGCCGTCATGCAAGCGGGCAAGGTCGTCGAACAGGGCCCAGCCGCCACCGTCTTCGACACCCCTTCGCACCCCTACACCCGCACCCTGCTCGATGCCGTCCCCACCCTCGACCCCCGCCACGCCCGCCGCCACCGGACCATGCAGTGA
- a CDS encoding ATP-binding cassette domain-containing protein — translation MNPLLEVRDLHVEFRLGTGTVPAVQGVDFSVREGETLAVVGESGSGKTATALSVLRLNPVPPCVYPAGEILLDGRNVLTCTEKELRRIRGNEVAMIFQDPMTSLNPLKRVGVQVGEVLRKHQGASRGEARRAVLPALREAGIPDPERRAGQYPHELSGGLRQRVMIAMALIGRPRVLIADEPTTALDVTVQAQILDLLVEVQRRHGMAVVLITHDLGVVAEVADRVVVMRHGRVVETGDVQDVFDHPSAGYTRQLLRATPRLERL, via the coding sequence ATGAACCCGCTGCTCGAAGTTCGCGATCTGCACGTCGAGTTCCGGCTCGGCACCGGGACCGTGCCCGCGGTCCAGGGCGTCGACTTTTCGGTGCGGGAAGGGGAGACCCTGGCGGTGGTCGGCGAGTCGGGCAGCGGCAAGACCGCGACGGCGCTGTCCGTGCTCCGGCTGAACCCGGTCCCGCCCTGCGTGTACCCGGCCGGCGAAATCCTGCTCGACGGCCGGAATGTGCTGACGTGCACGGAAAAGGAGCTGCGGCGGATCAGGGGCAACGAGGTCGCGATGATCTTCCAGGACCCGATGACCAGCCTGAACCCGCTCAAGCGCGTCGGGGTGCAGGTCGGCGAGGTGCTGCGGAAACATCAGGGCGCCTCCCGCGGCGAGGCCCGGCGGGCGGTGCTGCCCGCGTTGCGCGAGGCCGGCATCCCGGACCCGGAGCGGCGGGCCGGGCAGTACCCGCACGAGCTCTCCGGCGGGCTGCGGCAGCGGGTGATGATCGCGATGGCGCTGATCGGCAGGCCGCGGGTGCTCATCGCGGACGAGCCGACCACCGCGCTGGACGTCACCGTGCAGGCCCAGATCCTGGACCTGCTGGTGGAGGTCCAACGCCGGCACGGGATGGCGGTCGTGCTGATCACGCACGATCTCGGGGTCGTGGCCGAGGTTGCCGACCGGGTGGTGGTGATGCGGCACGGCCGGGTGGTGGAGACCGGGGACGTGCAGGACGTCTTCGACCACCCGTCGGCGGGCTACACGCGGCAGCTGCTGCGGGCGACCCCACGGCTGGAGCGGCTATGA
- a CDS encoding ABC transporter permease — protein MTQSAVRPAPSRFGAVLRNKLAVAAIAVLALMLLAALFAPLIAPHDPQVQNLLVRLRPPAWQSGGSAEHLLGTDQLGRDLLSRMIYGARVSLLVGASAALLAGVIGAAVGLVSGFLGGWVDRALMRLADIQLAFPSILLALAVVGFLGSGLWYVIIVLGFTGWVSYARVVRSEVLSLRSREFVTEARAIGVGDLTIMRRHLLPNVLAPLATIGTLHVASAIVAEASLSYLGLGVPKSIVTWGAMLSDGQLYLGTSWWIAVFPGLALTVTALAVNVTGDVLRDVADPKAYRR, from the coding sequence ATGACTCAGTCTGCCGTGCGCCCCGCGCCGTCCAGATTCGGTGCGGTGCTGCGCAACAAGCTCGCCGTGGCGGCGATCGCGGTGCTGGCGCTGATGTTGCTCGCGGCCCTGTTCGCGCCACTGATCGCGCCGCACGATCCGCAGGTGCAGAACCTGCTGGTCCGGCTGCGGCCGCCAGCGTGGCAGTCCGGCGGCAGCGCCGAGCACCTGCTCGGCACCGATCAGCTCGGCCGCGACCTGCTGAGCCGGATGATCTACGGCGCCAGGGTCTCGTTGCTGGTCGGCGCGAGCGCGGCACTGCTGGCCGGGGTGATCGGTGCCGCGGTCGGCCTGGTATCCGGCTTTCTCGGCGGCTGGGTGGACCGTGCGCTGATGCGGCTGGCGGACATCCAGCTCGCTTTCCCGTCCATCCTGCTCGCGCTGGCCGTGGTCGGGTTCCTCGGCTCCGGGTTGTGGTACGTGATCATCGTGCTCGGCTTCACCGGCTGGGTGTCCTACGCGCGGGTGGTCCGTTCCGAGGTGCTTTCCTTGCGTTCCAGGGAGTTCGTCACCGAGGCGCGGGCGATCGGGGTGGGCGACCTGACCATCATGCGCCGGCACCTGCTGCCGAACGTGCTGGCGCCGCTGGCCACCATCGGCACCCTGCACGTGGCGTCGGCGATCGTGGCCGAGGCTTCGCTGAGCTATCTCGGGCTCGGGGTGCCGAAGTCGATCGTGACCTGGGGCGCGATGCTCAGCGACGGGCAGCTCTACCTCGGCACCTCCTGGTGGATCGCGGTGTTCCCCGGCCTCGCGCTGACGGTCACCGCGCTCGCCGTCAATGTCACCGGCGACGTCCTGCGCGACGTCGCGGACCCGAAGGCGTACCGCCGATGA
- a CDS encoding ABC transporter permease, whose amino-acid sequence MTTPVLEAGQAGRRPPAGNGVLRTVLTRVGTALLVLLVVATVAFFLVRLSGDPVKLLLPPDATADQEATLRASLGLDRPLLAQYLDYLAGLPRLDFGTSLFYDQPVADVLFARLPATLELAAAAIVVALVLAIPAGIMAALRRGRATDTGVMTGVLIGQSTPPFWVGILLILVFAVQLKVLPASGYGSFAHLVLPAVTLAVYSVAMIARLLRSSLVDVLGSDYIRTARAKGLGTGSVVLSHGLRNASLPVITVVGLEVGSMLGGAILTEQVFSWPGVGRLTVEAIANRDFPMVQAAVLFFAATFVLVNLVVDLSYTLLDPRVRVTR is encoded by the coding sequence GTGACCACGCCGGTGCTGGAGGCAGGCCAGGCGGGGCGACGGCCACCGGCCGGTAACGGGGTGCTGCGCACGGTGCTGACCAGGGTCGGGACCGCGCTGCTCGTGCTGCTGGTGGTCGCGACCGTGGCGTTCTTCCTGGTCCGGCTCTCCGGTGACCCGGTGAAGCTGCTGCTGCCGCCGGACGCCACCGCGGACCAGGAGGCCACCCTGCGGGCGAGCCTCGGCCTGGACCGGCCGTTGCTGGCGCAGTATCTCGACTATCTCGCCGGGCTGCCCCGGCTGGACTTCGGCACGTCGCTGTTCTACGACCAGCCGGTCGCGGACGTGCTGTTCGCCAGGCTGCCGGCCACCCTGGAACTGGCCGCCGCGGCGATCGTGGTGGCGCTGGTGCTGGCCATCCCGGCCGGGATCATGGCCGCGCTGCGCCGGGGCAGGGCCACCGACACCGGGGTGATGACGGGTGTCCTGATCGGACAGTCCACGCCGCCGTTCTGGGTGGGCATCCTGCTGATCCTGGTGTTCGCGGTGCAGCTCAAGGTGCTGCCCGCCTCCGGCTACGGCAGCTTCGCGCATCTGGTGCTGCCGGCCGTCACGCTCGCGGTGTACTCGGTGGCCATGATCGCCAGGCTGCTGCGTTCTTCGCTGGTGGATGTGCTCGGCTCGGACTACATCCGGACCGCGCGGGCCAAGGGCCTCGGCACCGGCAGCGTGGTGCTCTCCCACGGTCTGCGCAACGCGTCGCTGCCGGTGATCACCGTGGTCGGCCTGGAGGTGGGCAGCATGCTCGGCGGCGCGATCCTGACCGAGCAGGTGTTCTCCTGGCCCGGTGTCGGCAGGCTCACCGTGGAGGCGATCGCGAACCGGGACTTTCCCATGGTGCAGGCCGCGGTGCTGTTCTTCGCGGCCACTTTCGTGCTGGTGAACCTGGTGGTGGATCTTTCCTACACGCTGCTCGACCCGAGGGTGCGGGTGACCCGATGA